AAGACCTTCGCGACGGGTGTGCTCGTGGCCGTCGCGGCCGCGCTGACGGCGTGCGCCGCACCGCAGGCGGCGACCACCCCGACGCCGCTGGCCGATACCTCGAGCCTCGCGCCCACCACCACCACCGAGATCACACCCACGTCGACCACTCCACCGCCGCCGCCCCCGCCGTGCTCGGTCGGGACCGGCGCGTGCGCGAGCCTGTCGCTGCGGCTCGCGTGGCTGCTCAAGGACGGCGTGGTCGTGCACGGCCCGGTCGCGATGGAGCCGGGCGACGCGAGCCGGCCGACGCCCGTGGGCAGCTTCAAGGTGGCGTGGAAGGACAAGGTGCACACCAGCAGCGAGTACGGCGACTCGATGCCCAACTCGGTGTTCTTCGCGGCCGGCGGGATCGCGTTCCACGCCGGGCCGTTGGACAAGCCCTCCCACGGCTGCATCCACCTGACCGACGCGGACTCGGAGGTGTTCTTCGCCGGGCTGGCGGTGGGCGCGTCGGTCGAGGTGAAAGCCTGATCAGTCCACTATGGACTCAGGGTCGGCGGTGCGGTACTTCCGGGGAATCCGTGTCGAGCGGCACGGAAGAGCCTCGGACCAGTCCCAGTTGGACGGTCGGGCGCCGGCTCACCGTCGCGAGCGCCCAGCCGGTGACGGTGCGCAGGCGGTTGCCCGGCATCGCCAGCAGGTGGTACGCGCGGGTCACGATCTTCGCGGGCCAGCCTTTCAGTGGCACGTGCAACGGGTTGGCCGCCGCGCGGCCCGCGCCCAGGTCGACCACGAACCCGAGGTCGTGGTGGCGGTAGGTGCCGGGGCGGCCGTACCCGAGTGACGCGGCGACGTTGGCCCCCGCGAGCTTGCCCTGGCGTTCCGCGTGCTGCGCGGTCATGGCCGTGTACTCACCGGGCCGCGTCAGGTCGGGTACGGCCGCGACGTCGCCGCACGCGAACACGTCCGGGTAGCCCGGCACGCCGAGCTGCGCGGTCACGACGACGCGGCCCTTGGCTGTGGGCAGGCCGACGTCGGCGACGAGTGGGTCGGGCCGCACCCCGACGCACCACACGAGCGACCGGGTCGGGACGCGTTCTCCCGTGGTGAGCGTGACGGCGGCGGCGGTGGCGTCCTTCACCGACGTCTTCGTCAGCACCTCGACGCCGCGCTCGCGCAGCACCGCGTCGGCGGTCCGGCCCAGCCGCGGCGACAGCTCGGGCAGCACCCGGTCGGCGATGTCGAGCAGCAGCCAGCGCACCGGCTGTCCCGTGAGCTCGGGGTGGCGCGCGACGAGCGCGTCGGTGAACGCCGGGCCCTGCACCGCGACCTCGGTGCCGGTGTAGCCGGCGCCCACGACCACGAACGTGCAGCGAGCCGTGCGTTCCTCAGGGTCGTCGGCCGCGGCGGCGAGCTCGATCTGACGGGTGATGTGGTCGCGCAGGTAGAGCGCCTCCGGCACCCCGCGGAAGCCGTGGGCGATCTCGGCGACGCCGGGGATCGGCAGCAGCTTGTTCACGCTGCCGGCGGCGAGCACGAGCCGGTCGTAGGACAGCTCGTGGTCGCGGTCCTCGGGATCGGTGTAGCTCACCGTGTGCGCGTCGAAGTCCACAGTGGTCACCGTGCCGAGCGCGAGCCGCACGCCGCGCAGCGTGCCCGGGATCGAGACGGTGATGTTGCGCGGGTCGAGCAGCCCGGCCGCGACCTCCGGCAGCAGGGGCAGGTAGAGGAAGTAGTCGGTGGGGTTGACCACCACCACTTCCACGTCGTCGCCCGCGGTCCTGCGCAGCCGCTTGGCCGCGTTGTACCCGGCGAACCCGCCCCCGACGATCACGACCCGCATCACGTCTCCTCCCTGTACGGCTGTGTTGCTGTACGGCTGCCCGGACACGCGGCGGTCACCCGGCGGCGGCGGGCGGCGACCCGCGTGCCGCCGGCCGGGTGGGCCTCAGCCCTGCGGCTGCGTGATGTTGACCATCCAGCCGATGCCGAACTTGTCGACGCACATGCCGAACTCGTCGCCCCACATCTGCTTTTCCAGCGGCACCGCGACATTGCCGCCGTCGGAGAGCTTGGCCCAGTAACCGCGCAGCTGGTCGCCGTCGTCGCCGCTGAGGCTCACCGAGATGTTGGTGCCGGGGTTGTGGTCCATGCCCGGCGGCGTGTCGGCCCCCATCAACGTGAACCCGTTCTCGGTCTCCAGCTGAGCGTGCATGATGTTGTTCGCCGCTGGTGAGTCCGGCATGCCGGACTCACCGAACGTGTTCACGGTCAGCGTCCCGCCGAACACGTCCCGGTAGAACTCCATCGCCTGCCGGGCGTCGTCGCGGAAGCTGATGTACGGGTTGAGGATCGAAGCCACCGGACACTCCTTCGTCGTGGACGGGAATGAATCCTCGCAGAAGACGAAGGGGCGGACAATGGGGTCGCTCCGGCGGGTGAAGAAATCGCATTTCCGTAACGGGAGCCACTGCCGTGAAAGCCGAGATTTCCGTTGCCGTGTGGCGATTTCCGGTGTGTTCGGTGAAAAGATTTCGATTATTGCCGTGCTTGCGGGTCGGCGGTGAGTTTTCCGCGAAGTTGTTCCAGGGTCTGCGACAGCAGGCGCGAGACGTGCATCTGGGAAATGCCCACACGGTCGGCGATCTGCGTTTGCGTGAGACCGCCGAAGAAGCGCATCACGAGGATCGCGCGTTCGCGTGGGGGCAGGTCGCGCAGCAGCGGTTCCAGTGCCTCGTGGTTTTCGATGTGCTCGAGTTCCGCGTCTTCCTCGCCGAGAGTGTCCGCGAGCGACAGGGCTTCCGCGTCGTCGTGCACGGGCTTGTCGACCGACAGCGTCTGGTAGGCGTTGCCGGCGATCAGACCTTCGTGCACTTCGGCGACGTCGAGCCCCAAATGCTCCGCGAGCTCCGTCGGAGTGGGTGCGCGGCCGAGGGTCTGCGACAACGCGCTCGAGCCGTGGCTCAGCGACAGGTGCAGTTCCTTCAGCCGACGCGGTACGCGCACGGACCATCCCGTGTCACGGAAGTGGCGGCGGATCTCACCCATGATCGTGGGCACGGCGAAGGACAGGAAGTCCGGGCCGCGGTCCGGGGTGAACCGGTCGATCGCGTTGATCAGCCCGATGCGGCCCACCTGCACGAGGTCTTCGCGGGGCTCGCCGCGGCCGGTGAAGCGCGTGGCGATGTGCTCGGCGACCGGGAGGAACTCCGTCACGAGCTGTTCGCGCAGACGCGGGCGGCGCGGATCGTCCGCGTCGAGGGCGGCGAACTCTTCGAACAGCGGCACCGTGTGGGCGTATTCGTCACGGCGCCGGGTGATCGGCTGCTGGTTCACCTGGCCGTCCCCGGACCCAGCTCGAGGTGGATCGCCAGGGTGTGACCGACGGCGCGGGGAGCCGGGGTGCTGGTGACCGACACGGCGGTGGCCAGCGTCGTGAGCACATGCCAGCCGAAGCTGTGCTCGCTCGGCAGCCGCGCATGGCCGGTGGGGGTCTCCACGGTGATCGCGATGCCCTCGGGTGCCACGCGGAACCGGCACGTCATCGTCTCACCGAGGTCGGCGAGCTCCACGAGCTGCGCGCAGGCCTCGTCCACGGCCATCTTCGCGTCGGCGATCGCGTCGAGGCCGTAGTCGGCGCGCGCGGCCACGGCCTGGGCCAGCATTCGCACGAGCGGGATCTGCCCGGTCTCGGCGGGCAGACGCAGCTCGATCACCTCGTCGAGCAGGTGGTCGACCGCCGGCATCCCGTGGCTCGGCGAGCTGCCGGCTGCTTCGTTCTCCATGGGCCCCGGTTACCCACTCGGTCCCGCTTCGACACCTCGGTTGTTTCACGAACCGGGCGGTGCGGGGGAGCGGCACCGCGTGTCGGACAGGTGATCGGGATGCAGTAATGTCGCCCGCGGACCCGTTAAAGCGCTAGCGGCCAGTGGTGGCGCGCGCCCGGGTCTTGCCTGGTCAGCTGCGCCCTTCAAGCACACAAGAGAAGGGGCCCGGGAGACATGACCGGCGGCCAGGAACGGCTATCCGCGCGGCTTGACGAAGTCACCGTGGCGATGGAGTCGCTGACCGCGATGCTCGACCACCAGGAACTCGATCTCGGCCAGATGCTGCAGGCGGTCTGCGAGCACGTGGTCGGTGTGGTGGCAGGGGCGGACATGGCCAGCATCACGTTGGTGCGCGACGGGGTCGCGGAGACCGTCGCCAGCACCGACCAGCGCGCGGTGAACTTCGACCGCGAGCAGTACCGCATCGGCGACGGGCCGTGCCTGCGCGCGGCCGAGACCGGCGCGCCCGTGCGGGTCGGGGTCGGGGCGGTGGCCGACCAGTGGCCGCAGTTCGCGTCGGCCGCCGACGAGCTCGGCGTGGCGAGCTTCCTCGCCGCCCCGCTCACCGTCGACGGCGACATGAGCGGCGCGATGAACCTGTTCGGGTTCGGCGAACACGGGTTCAGCGACCTCGAGGTGAAAATCCTGGAGCTCTACACCGCCACGGTGGTGTTCGGCCTGCGCAGCGCGCGGCGCTACTTCGACGCGCAGGAGCTGGTGGCGCAGCTCAATCGCGCGCTGGAGACGCGATCCGTGATCGACCAGGCCAAAGGCATCCTGATGGCCGCCCACCGCATCACCGCCGAAGAGGCGTTCCAACGGCTCGTGAAGCGTTCGCAGGACGGAAACCGCAAGCTCTACGACGTGGCGGCCGAGTTCGTGGCCGCCGTGTCCAGTTTTACCTGACCCCGCCCCGCGCGGGTACGCGTGCCCGCGCGCGACACTGGGTATGTCCCTGAGGGGGACTCAGTCCGGAAGCGGGTGAACCACATGGTGCAAGTGCGGGTCCAGGGTCTCGCCGTCGTCGCCCAGGAGGTGGCGCCGGTGGTGCTGCTGCGCGAGGAGACGGGGCAGCGCCGCTGGCTGGCCATCACCATCGGCGCGCCGGAGGCGCAGGAACTGGCCGCCGCGCAGGAGCAGGTGACCTCGGCCCGGCCGGGCACGGTCGAGCTCATCCTCGAGGTGGTGTCGGCGTTCGGGAGGCACGTGACGAGCGTCGAGGTCACCGAGCTGCGCGACAGCATCTTCCACGCCGACCTGGTGCTCTCGGACGGCGCGCGCGTCTCGGCGCGGCCCAGCGACGCGATCGCGGTGGGGCTGCGCGCCCACGCACCCATCGACGTCGCCGAGGCTGTCCTCGCCGAGGCCGCGGTGGACGTGACGGTGGCCGGTGGCGAGGACCCGGCCGAAGCGCTCGGCGGGGAGCCGGGTGTGGGCACCGAGGACGAGATCCGCCAGTTCCGCGACCTGCTCGACGAGGTCAGCCCCGACGACTTCCGCGACCCCGGAACCGGGCCCGCCTGAGCGGGAATAGCGATCGCCGCTCGTGATGTTGAACGAGTCGGCCGATGCGCTTCGTGTCCGCCGGGCTCACCCCTCGTCGAAGCGGTGCTCCGTCCGGCTGTCTCAGGCATCCGGCCGGCGTCGCGTCGTGCGAACCGCCGAGAGGCGGGCACAGCGCACCGGCCCCGAGACGATGGCCCCCGACCTGGCTCCGGTCGGGGGCCATCCTCGTGTCCGGGGAGGATCTTCGCTCAGCCGCGCAGCTGCGGCGGCTCACCGTCCACGCCGAGGTCGACCTCCGCGTCGAAGGCGTTGTGCTCGCGCGCGGCCACCGGCTGGGCGACGTCGGTCCCGAGGTCGAAGCCGGCGTGCCGGGCGGCTTCGGCGAGTCCGTCGTTCTCGTCGGACTCGTGCCGGTGGTGGTGGCGCTCGATCATCCCGACATCTTCGGCACTCCGGACCCCGGCGGGCAACCAACGGAGGGTGAACGCGTCACGCGGGCTCGGGGGAAGTCCGCCCCAGGATCGTCTCCACGAGCTCCAGCGCGTGGTCGGTGCTGCGCGCGGTGAAGGTGAGGTCCACGAACACGTCGCGGAGGTCGGTGTCCTCGGCGGTGCGTTCGATGGCCGTGACCACGTCGGCCACGCCGGCGCAGGCCCGCGGATAGATGCGCAGGATCGCGCCCAGCTCCGCGGGGTCCCGGCCGGCTTCGGCGGCCAGCTGCCGCAGATGGGCCAGCGGCGCGACGATCGCGGTCGCCGGGTCGTACTCGGCCGGCGGGGTGACCACCGGCAGCCAGCCCGCCGCCCGCCGCGCGATCCGGCGCATCGCGGCCGGCGCGTACCCGGCGAGGTACACCGGCGGCGTGCGGACCGGCTTGAACGAGTCGTGGGTCTCGGGCACGGTCCAGTGCCGGCCGCGGTACTCGGCGGGATCGGTCGTCCACAGCGCTTCGAGGGCGTCGAGGCATTCGTCGAGCCGCGCGCCGCGTTCGGTCATCGGCACGTTCACGGCCTCGTACTCCTCGGGAGACCAGCCCGTGCCGAGCCCCGGGACCAGGCGGCCGCCGCTGAGCGCGTCGATCGTGGTGAGCGAGCGCGCCAGCAGGGCGGGCGGGTACCAGGGCGCGTTGAGCACGTTGGTGCCGAGCCGCACCCGTTCGGTGACCGCGGCCGCAGCGGCCAGCAGCGCGAACGGGTCGAGCCGCACGGCGAACTCCGCCGGGATCGCGTCGGAGCCGCCGTACCCGACCTTCGGGTGCACCGGTGCGAGCAGGCGGTCGCCGACCCAGAGGCTCGCGACGCCGAGCTCCTCGGCGCGCCGGGCGAAGCGGGTGACGCCCGAGCCGTCTCCGGCGAACGGGCCGAACTGGGGCAGGGTGAAACCGATGCGCATCGTGCTCTCCCGGAGTCCGCGGTCGTGGTCCCCGTGGTGATCTTGCCACCGGCGCACGGGTTTCGCGGGGTGCGCCTCAGGTGGTGAGCCGCCGCTGGCCGGGGACGTCGACGGGCGAGAGGCCCGCGGCGGCGCCCGGGCGTTCGCAGCCGAGCGGCATCAGCTGCAGCAGCCGGCGCGCGGGGTGCGAGTCACCGGGGTCGACGTAGAAGTCGGTGTCGAGAAGCTGCGCCAGCAGTTGCATGCGGCGCAGGACCTTGAGGCCGGCGACGGCGAGGAACGTTGTGCGGCTGAGATCGATGATCACCACGCCGACCGTGCTGCGGATGCGGGCTTCGACGACTTCGGCGAGGTGGGGTGCGGTGCAGAGGTCGACCTCGCCGACCACCTCCACCACGGAAGCACCGGGAACGGGCCGGTGGACGTGCAGGTCGAGCAGGCGTTTCGGGTCGACGCGGCCGACCCTGGCGGAAGGAGCTTTCGTGCGGCGTAGGGCGCTCATGGCGGCCCGCCTCTCGTAGGCCGCGCACCCGGGTGACGGCCGAAGCGGCCGGAGCTCGGGCATCCACGCCGATCGGTGCCAACGCTCCCGGAGCGCGGTGAAATCGCGGCGGCTGGTGGCTCAACCGAGTTCCAGAGTAGTGCACGTGCACTAGAGTCGCCAGCCGCCGCCGGAGTGGTTACCGCCGAACCGGCCGGCCCGCCGCGATGTAGGCGTTGGAGTCGCCGAGGAACGAGAACACGACGCCGATCACGGCCGCCAGCGCCGAGAGGTAGCTCAGCCAGGTGCCGCCGCTGCCCGTGATGAGCGACAGGACCTGCAGCGCCGTGAGCACGGTCAGCACGATCCGCGCCCAGTTGCGGCCGGCTCGCAGCTTCACCGCGAACAGCAGGTACAGCAGCGCGATGACGATCGCGATCACGACCGCAACGATGAGCGCGATGTTCGCGCCCTGGTCGAGCTGGGCCTGGCTGAGGTTCGGGTTGGTGCGCCGGGCGGCGTCGATGAGCTCGTCCTTCTGCCCGAACAGCAACAGGGCGCCGACGATGCCGATCACGGTCGAGACGACGAACGCCCAGAACGCGACCGCGATGGTGTTCGGCACGGCCGGACGTGGGGGCTCACTGGAGGACGGGGGTGGGTTGGAATCCTCGGGAAATCGCGGCAGATCGTTCATGTGAGGACATTAGGCCCACCGCCGGGGCCTCGCACTACGACGAGGAGACGGTTCCCGTGGCTGACTCCAGGCTCGGGTGGATCTCCAGCACCGAGTCGAGGTGCAGCAATTCGATTGGCCGCAGCAGCCCGCGCTGCTGGGTCACGATGCGGAACGGGATCCCGGCCTCGGTCGCGCGGCCCCGGACGTCGATCAGCACCGAAAGGCCGCTGGAGTCGCAGAACGGCACTTCGGACAGATCCACGACGAGCACGCCGGGGCGGCCTTCCAGGGCCGCGACCAGCCGGGCGCGCAGCGCGTCCGACACCGCGGTGTCGATCTCCCCGGCGGCGGTGACCACCGTCGTGCCGGCGGCGGTCGTGGTGCTGATGTCGAGCGTGGGCAGGCGCCGCGCGCCGGCCGCTCTGAGATCGTCGGTCACAACGGGTTCCCTCCGCGGTCACGGGCCCGCCGGGCAACCGCCGGCAGCAGGCCCGGCGCCCGACCTGCGGCCGGACACGGTCTGGTGACGGCTGGGTGCTCAACCGTGGTTCGTCCGAACCTAACAGCTGCGGCCGCGCCAGGCAGTCCGGGGCGTCACCGGCGTGGCGGCCCGGCGTCGACGACGGGTGAGGGAGCGGTCGAGGGGGCGGTCGGGCGGGTGTGGTGAGTACGCCGGGGTCGCCGGCCGGGGGCTCGTCGCAGCTGCGGGCGGTCTCCGGTGCCGGGTTCCGTGTCGGGGTTCGGCCGCGGTAGTCCGGTGTCGACGACCGCCAGCGAGAGGTCGGGGGGTCGGTTGGGTCGGCTTTGGTCGGTGCGCCGGGGTCGACGGCTGC
The sequence above is a segment of the Amycolatopsis sp. 2-15 genome. Coding sequences within it:
- a CDS encoding ANTAR domain-containing response regulator — translated: MTGGQERLSARLDEVTVAMESLTAMLDHQELDLGQMLQAVCEHVVGVVAGADMASITLVRDGVAETVASTDQRAVNFDREQYRIGDGPCLRAAETGAPVRVGVGAVADQWPQFASAADELGVASFLAAPLTVDGDMSGAMNLFGFGEHGFSDLEVKILELYTATVVFGLRSARRYFDAQELVAQLNRALETRSVIDQAKGILMAAHRITAEEAFQRLVKRSQDGNRKLYDVAAEFVAAVSSFT
- a CDS encoding SigB/SigF/SigG family RNA polymerase sigma factor, with amino-acid sequence MNQQPITRRRDEYAHTVPLFEEFAALDADDPRRPRLREQLVTEFLPVAEHIATRFTGRGEPREDLVQVGRIGLINAIDRFTPDRGPDFLSFAVPTIMGEIRRHFRDTGWSVRVPRRLKELHLSLSHGSSALSQTLGRAPTPTELAEHLGLDVAEVHEGLIAGNAYQTLSVDKPVHDDAEALSLADTLGEEDAELEHIENHEALEPLLRDLPPRERAILVMRFFGGLTQTQIADRVGISQMHVSRLLSQTLEQLRGKLTADPQARQ
- a CDS encoding ATP-binding protein: MENEAAGSSPSHGMPAVDHLLDEVIELRLPAETGQIPLVRMLAQAVAARADYGLDAIADAKMAVDEACAQLVELADLGETMTCRFRVAPEGIAITVETPTGHARLPSEHSFGWHVLTTLATAVSVTSTPAPRAVGHTLAIHLELGPGTAR
- a CDS encoding L,D-transpeptidase, with product MQAKTFATGVLVAVAAALTACAAPQAATTPTPLADTSSLAPTTTTEITPTSTTPPPPPPPCSVGTGACASLSLRLAWLLKDGVVVHGPVAMEPGDASRPTPVGSFKVAWKDKVHTSSEYGDSMPNSVFFAAGGIAFHAGPLDKPSHGCIHLTDADSEVFFAGLAVGASVEVKA
- a CDS encoding VOC family protein yields the protein MASILNPYISFRDDARQAMEFYRDVFGGTLTVNTFGESGMPDSPAANNIMHAQLETENGFTLMGADTPPGMDHNPGTNISVSLSGDDGDQLRGYWAKLSDGGNVAVPLEKQMWGDEFGMCVDKFGIGWMVNITQPQG
- a CDS encoding TIGR03619 family F420-dependent LLM class oxidoreductase codes for the protein MRIGFTLPQFGPFAGDGSGVTRFARRAEELGVASLWVGDRLLAPVHPKVGYGGSDAIPAEFAVRLDPFALLAAAAAVTERVRLGTNVLNAPWYPPALLARSLTTIDALSGGRLVPGLGTGWSPEEYEAVNVPMTERGARLDECLDALEALWTTDPAEYRGRHWTVPETHDSFKPVRTPPVYLAGYAPAAMRRIARRAAGWLPVVTPPAEYDPATAIVAPLAHLRQLAAEAGRDPAELGAILRIYPRACAGVADVVTAIERTAEDTDLRDVFVDLTFTARSTDHALELVETILGRTSPEPA
- a CDS encoding bifunctional nuclease family protein: MVQVRVQGLAVVAQEVAPVVLLREETGQRRWLAITIGAPEAQELAAAQEQVTSARPGTVELILEVVSAFGRHVTSVEVTELRDSIFHADLVLSDGARVSARPSDAIAVGLRAHAPIDVAEAVLAEAAVDVTVAGGEDPAEALGGEPGVGTEDEIRQFRDLLDEVSPDDFRDPGTGPA
- a CDS encoding NAD(P)/FAD-dependent oxidoreductase yields the protein MRVVIVGGGFAGYNAAKRLRRTAGDDVEVVVVNPTDYFLYLPLLPEVAAGLLDPRNITVSIPGTLRGVRLALGTVTTVDFDAHTVSYTDPEDRDHELSYDRLVLAAGSVNKLLPIPGVAEIAHGFRGVPEALYLRDHITRQIELAAAADDPEERTARCTFVVVGAGYTGTEVAVQGPAFTDALVARHPELTGQPVRWLLLDIADRVLPELSPRLGRTADAVLRERGVEVLTKTSVKDATAAAVTLTTGERVPTRSLVWCVGVRPDPLVADVGLPTAKGRVVVTAQLGVPGYPDVFACGDVAAVPDLTRPGEYTAMTAQHAERQGKLAGANVAASLGYGRPGTYRHHDLGFVVDLGAGRAAANPLHVPLKGWPAKIVTRAYHLLAMPGNRLRTVTGWALATVSRRPTVQLGLVRGSSVPLDTDSPEVPHRRP
- a CDS encoding STAS domain-containing protein, coding for MTDDLRAAGARRLPTLDISTTTAAGTTVVTAAGEIDTAVSDALRARLVAALEGRPGVLVVDLSEVPFCDSSGLSVLIDVRGRATEAGIPFRIVTQQRGLLRPIELLHLDSVLEIHPSLESATGTVSSS
- a CDS encoding STAS domain-containing protein, translating into MSALRRTKAPSARVGRVDPKRLLDLHVHRPVPGASVVEVVGEVDLCTAPHLAEVVEARIRSTVGVVIIDLSRTTFLAVAGLKVLRRMQLLAQLLDTDFYVDPGDSHPARRLLQLMPLGCERPGAAAGLSPVDVPGQRRLTT